Proteins encoded by one window of Bacteroidia bacterium:
- a CDS encoding nitrous oxide reductase accessory protein NosL has translation MRWTFIIISLLIVSCTTKPEPLVAGKDACVHCKMPIADTRFGAEIISDKGRIYKFDDINCMLQWSRQSSNVNAGSANFYVVNYFDQIDLMNAADAVYLKSDNLRTPMNSGFAAFANKEDAEKLLKDDGGVLVDWNFVQNEIK, from the coding sequence ATGAGGTGGACATTCATTATTATTTCTCTTCTTATAGTATCATGTACGACTAAGCCAGAGCCATTAGTTGCCGGAAAAGATGCCTGTGTTCATTGCAAAATGCCTATTGCAGATACTCGCTTTGGTGCAGAAATAATATCGGACAAAGGTCGTATTTACAAATTTGATGATATTAACTGCATGTTGCAATGGAGCAGACAATCATCTAACGTAAATGCGGGTTCTGCAAATTTTTATGTCGTAAATTATTTTGATCAGATTGATTTGATGAATGCAGCTGATGCCGTTTATTTAAAAAGCGACAACCTACGTACGCCAATGAATAGCGGCTTTGCTGCTTTTGCTAATAAAGAAGATGCCGAGAAACTATTAAAAGATGATGGCGGTGTATTAGTTGACTGGAATTTTGTTCAGAATGAAATCAAATAA